A stretch of Meiothermus sp. QL-1 DNA encodes these proteins:
- a CDS encoding acetyl-CoA hydrolase/transferase family protein, which yields MKKLSRTGKALGRSEVQKLYRSKRVDLETAVGMVRSHTRVYVSGNAATPTPLLEALAARKDELEGVELVHVLQLGPDPFLSPEMEGHFRRRSLFVGPADREAVNSGRADYVPISLHQVPWLFKRGVLPLDYALVQVSPPDEFGFVSLGVEVIATKAAIETARRVIALVNRRMPRTLGDAFVHISKFAAFVEVEFPLPTLARDPYGEVEARIGRYVADLIEDGATLQLGIGAIPDAVLAHLSGRQDLGIHTEMISDGVMEALERGIVTGQRKTLLPGKVVGTFVLGSERLYRFVHNNPLFEMRPADWVNDPFVIARNERMVAVNSALEVDLTGQVCADSLGIRIYSGFGGQLDFIRGAAASRGGKPIIALPSTGKGGSLSRIVPMLKPGAGVVTTRADVHYVVTEYGVAELFGKSLRERAQALIQIAHPSYREALSQAAFERGLLPRGYPGFGPTARG from the coding sequence ATGAAGAAGCTTTCCCGTACTGGCAAGGCCCTGGGCCGCAGCGAGGTGCAGAAGCTCTACCGCAGCAAGCGGGTGGACCTCGAGACCGCCGTGGGGATGGTGCGAAGCCACACCCGGGTCTACGTCTCAGGCAACGCCGCCACCCCCACCCCCCTCCTGGAGGCCCTGGCCGCCCGCAAGGACGAGCTGGAGGGGGTGGAGCTCGTGCATGTGCTCCAGCTCGGGCCGGACCCCTTTCTGTCCCCCGAGATGGAGGGGCATTTCCGCCGGCGCTCGCTTTTTGTGGGCCCCGCCGACCGCGAAGCGGTCAACAGCGGCCGGGCCGACTATGTGCCTATCTCGCTGCACCAGGTTCCCTGGCTCTTCAAACGGGGGGTGTTGCCGCTCGACTACGCCTTGGTCCAGGTCTCCCCCCCCGACGAGTTTGGCTTTGTGAGCCTGGGGGTGGAGGTTATCGCCACCAAGGCTGCCATCGAGACAGCCCGGCGGGTCATCGCCCTGGTCAACCGGCGGATGCCCCGCACCTTGGGGGATGCCTTCGTGCACATCTCGAAGTTTGCCGCTTTTGTGGAGGTGGAATTCCCTCTGCCCACCCTAGCCCGCGACCCCTACGGCGAGGTGGAGGCCCGCATCGGCCGGTATGTGGCCGACCTCATCGAGGATGGGGCCACCCTGCAGCTCGGCATCGGGGCCATTCCCGACGCGGTGCTGGCCCATCTTTCGGGCCGGCAGGACCTAGGCATTCACACCGAGATGATCTCGGACGGGGTGATGGAAGCGCTGGAGCGGGGCATCGTCACCGGCCAGCGCAAGACCCTCTTACCGGGCAAGGTGGTGGGGACTTTCGTGCTGGGTTCTGAGCGGCTTTACCGCTTTGTGCACAATAACCCCCTTTTTGAGATGCGCCCTGCCGATTGGGTGAACGACCCCTTCGTAATCGCCCGCAACGAGCGGATGGTGGCCGTCAACTCGGCCCTGGAGGTGGACCTCACCGGCCAGGTCTGCGCCGATTCGCTGGGTATTCGGATCTACTCCGGCTTCGGGGGCCAGCTCGACTTCATCCGAGGGGCCGCCGCCAGCCGCGGGGGTAAGCCCATCATCGCCCTGCCCAGCACCGGCAAGGGGGGCAGCCTGAGCCGGATCGTGCCCATGCTCAAGCCGGGGGCAGGGGTGGTGACCACCCGGGCCGACGTGCACTACGTGGTGACCGAGTACGGGGTGGCCGAGCTTTTCGGCAAGAGCCTGCGCGAGCGGGCCCAGGCCCTCATCCAGATTGCCCATCCCAGCTACCGCGAGGCCCTGAGCCAGGCAGCCTTCGAGCGGGGGCTTTTACCCCGGGGCTACCCGGGGTTTGGGCCTACGGCTCGAGGATGA
- the ubiE gene encoding bifunctional demethylmenaquinone methyltransferase/2-methoxy-6-polyprenyl-1,4-benzoquinol methylase UbiE, whose protein sequence is MSREEKAQAVRRMFSEIAPRYDLLNRILSAGIDRRWRQALVRAALEKAPQSVLDLATGTGDVALLLKRQAPQVEVVGADFAPPMLERARQKARKAGLDILFLEADALALPFPDGRFEAVTIAFGFRNFADHTKALEELHRVLAPGGRLCLLEFPPPPKTGLGRLYRLYFTRLLPLIGGLVSGNPQAYRYLPESVEHFPDPPTLAAMMDRAGFDTRYQLFTGGIAALHIGEKRWPRRGGIHAA, encoded by the coding sequence GTGTCGCGCGAGGAGAAGGCCCAGGCTGTGCGGCGGATGTTCTCCGAGATTGCCCCCCGCTACGACCTGCTCAACCGCATCCTTTCAGCAGGCATCGACCGCCGCTGGCGCCAGGCCCTGGTCAGGGCCGCCTTGGAAAAAGCCCCCCAAAGCGTCCTCGACCTGGCCACCGGTACCGGCGACGTGGCGCTCCTGCTCAAGCGGCAGGCCCCCCAGGTTGAGGTGGTGGGGGCCGACTTTGCCCCGCCCATGCTCGAGCGCGCCCGCCAGAAGGCCCGAAAAGCAGGCCTGGATATCCTCTTCTTGGAAGCCGACGCCCTGGCCCTGCCCTTCCCCGACGGGCGCTTCGAAGCGGTGACCATCGCCTTCGGCTTCCGCAACTTCGCCGACCACACCAAAGCGCTGGAGGAGCTCCACCGGGTGCTGGCCCCTGGGGGGCGGCTCTGCCTCCTCGAGTTCCCCCCGCCCCCCAAGACCGGGCTGGGGCGGCTCTACCGCCTCTACTTCACCCGCCTGCTGCCCCTCATCGGCGGCCTCGTCTCCGGCAACCCCCAGGCTTACCGCTACCTGCCGGAGTCGGTGGAGCACTTCCCCGACCCCCCCACCCTGGCCGCCATGATGGACCGGGCCGGCTTTGATACCCGCTACCAGCTCTTCACCGGCGGTATAGCCGCCCTCCATATCGGGGAA
- a CDS encoding YraN family protein — protein MRGGWAEALACRYLQDKGYRLLGKNRRTPYGEVDLWMQDGGVYVAVEVKQRRGQSFGSPLEALTPAKYQRVYRSALYLLGRDDLPMRLEVVLVYGSPQRHRLEHLPWEL, from the coding sequence ATGAGGGGGGGCTGGGCCGAGGCGCTGGCCTGCCGGTACCTGCAGGACAAAGGCTATCGGCTGCTGGGAAAAAACCGCCGCACCCCCTACGGCGAGGTCGATCTGTGGATGCAAGACGGGGGGGTCTACGTGGCGGTAGAGGTCAAGCAGCGCCGCGGCCAGAGCTTTGGTTCACCCCTGGAGGCCCTGACCCCCGCCAAGTACCAGCGGGTTTACCGCTCAGCTTTGTACCTGCTGGGCCGCGACGACCTCCCGATGCGGCTGGAAGTGGTGCTGGTCTATGGTTCCCCCCAGCGCCACCGTCTCGAGCACCTCCCTTGGGAGCTCTAG
- a CDS encoding NADPH:quinone oxidoreductase family protein: MKAILVERAGGPEVLQLVDLPKPEPGPGQVRVRVEAAGLNFADILYVAGEYLVRTRYPTVPGMELAGVVEALGEGVEGLRVGQRVAALVGGGAFAEYALAPARSVLAVPSQMSPYEAAAFPVSYFTAYFALVTQGQARPGEWVLIQAAAGALGTAAIQVARALGLRVVALASQEEKLALCRRLGAEVTLLSTQDDLVRAVREATGGHGVDILMEVVGGDGFAQSLKMLAYRGRLLVIGSASRTLAQMRPVELMKGNQSVIGVWLTPFLNDPAALQAAQAFLTPLISSGQIRPVVGERFRLEEAARAFEFMLSRRNTGKVILEP, from the coding sequence GTGAAAGCCATACTGGTTGAGAGAGCCGGCGGCCCTGAGGTGCTCCAGCTTGTCGATCTGCCCAAACCCGAGCCCGGCCCGGGACAGGTGCGGGTGCGGGTGGAGGCAGCCGGGCTCAATTTCGCCGACATTCTTTACGTGGCCGGAGAATACCTGGTGCGCACCCGATACCCCACCGTGCCCGGCATGGAGCTGGCCGGGGTGGTCGAGGCCCTGGGCGAGGGGGTGGAAGGCCTCAGGGTGGGCCAGCGGGTGGCCGCTTTGGTAGGGGGTGGGGCCTTCGCCGAGTACGCCCTGGCCCCCGCCCGTTCGGTCCTGGCTGTCCCCTCCCAGATGAGCCCTTACGAGGCCGCCGCCTTCCCCGTCTCCTACTTCACCGCCTACTTCGCCCTGGTGACCCAGGGCCAAGCCCGGCCCGGGGAGTGGGTGCTCATCCAGGCTGCCGCCGGAGCCCTGGGCACCGCGGCCATCCAGGTGGCCCGGGCCCTGGGCCTGCGGGTGGTGGCCCTGGCCAGCCAGGAGGAAAAGCTGGCCCTGTGCCGCCGCCTGGGGGCCGAGGTTACCCTCCTCAGCACCCAGGACGACCTGGTCAGGGCCGTCCGGGAGGCCACCGGGGGCCATGGGGTCGACATCCTGATGGAGGTGGTGGGCGGGGACGGCTTCGCCCAAAGCCTCAAGATGCTGGCCTACCGGGGCCGGCTGCTGGTGATCGGCTCGGCCTCCCGCACCCTGGCCCAGATGCGCCCGGTGGAGCTCATGAAGGGCAACCAAAGCGTGATCGGGGTCTGGCTCACCCCTTTCCTGAACGACCCTGCGGCCCTGCAGGCCGCCCAGGCCTTCCTCACCCCGCTCATAAGCTCGGGCCAGATCCGCCCGGTGGTGGGGGAGCGCTTCCGGCTGGAGGAGGCCGCTCGGGCCTTCGAGTTCATGCTGAGCCGAAGAAACACGGGAAAGGTCATCCTCGAGCCGTAG
- a CDS encoding thymidine kinase: protein MSLPHLPHHPGWIEVVVGPMFSGKSEELIRRVKRALFARQRVMVFKPRLDDRYHISDVFSHDGRRAEAIAVRDSAELRAHLSEPLPDVVAVDEAQFFDAGLVKLLLGLADQGVRVICAGLDMDFRGEPFGIMPELLARAEYVQKLFAVCPVCGGPATRTQRFVNGKPARYDDPVIQVGAAETYEPRCRRCHVVVAPEVQEIL from the coding sequence ATGAGCCTGCCGCATCTGCCCCACCATCCGGGTTGGATAGAGGTGGTGGTCGGCCCCATGTTTTCGGGCAAGTCGGAGGAGCTCATCCGCCGGGTCAAGCGGGCCCTGTTTGCCCGCCAGCGGGTGATGGTCTTCAAGCCCCGCCTGGACGACCGCTACCACATCAGCGACGTTTTTAGCCACGATGGAAGGCGCGCTGAGGCCATTGCGGTGCGGGACTCGGCCGAGCTCAGGGCCCACCTGAGCGAGCCGCTGCCCGATGTGGTGGCGGTGGACGAGGCCCAGTTCTTCGACGCCGGCCTGGTGAAGCTGCTGCTGGGGCTGGCCGACCAGGGGGTGCGGGTCATCTGCGCCGGGCTGGACATGGACTTCCGTGGGGAGCCATTTGGCATCATGCCCGAGCTTTTGGCCCGGGCCGAGTACGTGCAGAAGCTCTTCGCGGTCTGCCCGGTATGCGGTGGCCCGGCCACCCGTACCCAGCGCTTTGTGAACGGCAAGCCCGCCCGCTACGACGACCCGGTGATCCAGGTAGGGGCGGCCGAGACCTACGAGCCCCGCTGCCGCCGCTGCCACGTGGTGGTGGCGCCGGAGGTGCAGGAGATTCTCTAG
- a CDS encoding sorbosone dehydrogenase family protein, which produces MRPLAHLALLAISLASAQSLQLVPIATNLTRPLYLTYAPDGSGRLFIVEQGGTIRILQEGRLLPEPFLDISSLVSCCGERGLLGLAFHPNFRQNGLFFVNYTNRSGHTTIARYRASGNRADPASAQVILTVEQPYANHNGGMIAFGPDGMLYIGMGDGGAAGDPLNAGQRLDTLLGKILRIDVNRSEGNRPYAIPPDNPVLGGRRSEIWSYGWRNPWRFSFDRETGDLWVADVGQNAVEEVNLQPASSRGGENYGWRIMEGDRCYNPPQNCNREGLVMPVLTYTHDQGRSITGGYRYRGQAMPAFRGAYFYGDFVSGRIWAATPQGGRWQSREVLKTELNISSFGEDAEGELYVVDYRGTVYRMVQR; this is translated from the coding sequence ATGCGACCGCTTGCTCACCTCGCGCTCCTCGCCATAAGCCTGGCCTCGGCCCAAAGCCTGCAGCTCGTTCCCATCGCCACCAACCTGACCCGCCCCCTCTACCTGACCTACGCCCCTGATGGCAGCGGGCGGCTTTTCATCGTGGAGCAGGGGGGTACCATCCGCATCCTGCAGGAGGGGCGGCTCCTGCCCGAGCCGTTTTTGGACATCTCGAGCCTGGTCTCCTGCTGCGGCGAGCGGGGGCTTTTGGGCCTGGCCTTCCACCCCAATTTCCGCCAAAACGGCCTCTTCTTCGTCAACTACACCAACCGCAGCGGCCACACCACCATCGCCCGCTACCGGGCCAGCGGCAACCGAGCCGACCCCGCCTCGGCCCAGGTCATCCTTACCGTCGAGCAGCCCTATGCCAACCACAACGGCGGCATGATCGCCTTTGGCCCCGACGGCATGCTCTACATCGGCATGGGGGATGGAGGGGCTGCGGGCGACCCCCTGAATGCCGGCCAGCGGCTTGATACGCTCCTGGGCAAGATTTTGCGGATCGACGTGAACCGCAGCGAGGGGAACCGGCCCTACGCCATCCCCCCCGACAACCCGGTGCTAGGCGGACGGCGTTCGGAGATCTGGTCCTACGGCTGGCGCAATCCCTGGCGCTTTAGCTTCGACCGAGAAACGGGCGACCTGTGGGTGGCCGACGTGGGGCAGAACGCGGTGGAGGAGGTGAACCTCCAGCCTGCCAGCAGCCGGGGGGGCGAGAACTACGGCTGGCGCATCATGGAGGGGGACCGCTGTTACAACCCCCCGCAAAACTGCAACCGGGAGGGGTTGGTGATGCCGGTGCTCACCTACACCCACGACCAGGGCCGGTCCATTACGGGCGGCTACCGCTACCGGGGACAGGCCATGCCAGCCTTCCGCGGGGCCTACTTCTACGGCGACTTCGTGAGCGGGCGCATCTGGGCCGCCACCCCCCAGGGAGGGCGCTGGCAAAGCCGGGAAGTCCTAAAGACCGAGCTCAACATCAGCTCCTTCGGTGAGGACGCAGAGGGCGAGCTTTACGTGGTGGACTATCGGGGCACGGTCTACCGAATGGTGCAGCGCTGA
- the phoU gene encoding phosphate signaling complex protein PhoU — MREGLDRELGHITEQTIRMISIVREMVEKSAKALADQDSGLAQEVIAQDKQVDALEMEIESEAIAIMARQAPVASDLRFTFTIIKALTDLERAGDYAAHVAEDVVILTKEPPLKNYITLPDMGRRLTLMLDLISKAIAERDLEAAKEVFRRDDEIDGLYEEVSRELLTYMMEDPRTITKALTLGRVARSYERLGDHLENISERIIYWLTGKMEKKPEDVY; from the coding sequence ATGCGCGAAGGACTCGACCGCGAACTAGGCCACATCACCGAACAGACCATCCGCATGATCTCGATAGTGCGCGAGATGGTGGAAAAAAGCGCCAAGGCCCTGGCCGACCAAGACTCCGGGCTCGCCCAGGAGGTCATCGCCCAGGACAAGCAGGTGGACGCCCTGGAGATGGAAATTGAGTCAGAGGCCATCGCCATCATGGCCCGCCAGGCCCCGGTGGCCTCTGACCTGCGCTTCACCTTCACCATCATCAAGGCCCTGACCGACCTCGAGCGGGCCGGCGACTATGCGGCCCACGTGGCCGAGGATGTGGTCATCCTGACCAAGGAACCCCCCCTCAAGAACTACATCACCCTGCCCGACATGGGCCGCCGGCTTACCCTGATGCTGGACCTCATCTCCAAGGCCATCGCCGAACGCGACCTGGAGGCGGCCAAGGAGGTCTTCCGCCGCGACGACGAGATCGACGGGCTTTATGAGGAGGTCTCGCGCGAGCTGCTCACCTACATGATGGAGGACCCCCGCACCATCACCAAAGCCCTCACCCTAGGCCGGGTGGCCCGCAGCTACGAACGCCTGGGCGACCACCTGGAAAACATCTCCGAGCGGATCATCTACTGGCTCACCGGCAAGATGGAGAAAAAACCCGAGGACGTCTACTAG
- the glnA gene encoding type I glutamate--ammonia ligase: protein MARSKQDILQELKDRRVRFLRLQFTDILGLNKVVELPANQFEKALDGEIVFDGSSIEGFGRSEEESDMLLRPDYNTFVVYPEDLEPSPQGPIARLICDIAYPDGKPFEGDPRQVLKRQIERLQNRGFDNLYVGSEVEFFLFTRSPEGNPTIHTPDRAGYFDLAPTDRGEVARRAMVDILHRMGLPVEAAHHEGAPGQHEIDLKHTHALEAADFLATFKFVAKRVAIHHGLHATFMPKPIAGINGSGLHFHLSLFKGGENAFFEPRGSLEAWPHQLSPTALQFIAGLFEQAEGLAAITNPLVNSYKRLTPGYEAPTMVAWSVSHRNAMIRIPKRRGPSTRAEFRLPDPACNPYLALAVILAAGLYGLENRLTPPPPIERDVYDLSVRDRRKYRVSEMPGTLREALEALQKNRVVREALGDRVYKDFLQAKRVEWGSYRTAVHQWELEQYLAEY, encoded by the coding sequence ATGGCAAGGAGTAAACAGGACATTCTGCAGGAACTCAAGGACCGGCGGGTCCGCTTTCTCAGGCTCCAGTTCACCGACATCCTGGGCCTCAACAAGGTGGTTGAGCTGCCCGCCAACCAGTTCGAGAAGGCCCTGGACGGGGAGATCGTCTTTGACGGCTCCTCCATCGAGGGCTTTGGGCGAAGCGAGGAAGAGTCGGACATGCTCCTCCGGCCCGACTACAACACCTTCGTGGTCTACCCCGAGGACCTCGAGCCCTCCCCCCAGGGGCCCATCGCCCGCCTCATCTGCGACATCGCCTACCCCGACGGCAAGCCCTTCGAGGGGGACCCCCGCCAGGTGCTCAAGCGGCAGATCGAACGGCTCCAGAACAGGGGGTTCGACAACCTGTACGTGGGCAGCGAGGTGGAGTTTTTCCTCTTCACCCGCAGCCCCGAGGGCAACCCCACCATCCACACCCCCGACCGGGCGGGCTACTTCGACCTGGCCCCCACCGACAGAGGCGAGGTGGCCCGGCGGGCCATGGTGGACATCCTCCACCGGATGGGTCTGCCCGTCGAGGCCGCCCACCACGAAGGGGCGCCCGGTCAGCACGAGATAGACCTCAAGCACACCCACGCCCTGGAGGCTGCCGACTTCCTCGCCACCTTCAAGTTTGTGGCCAAGCGGGTGGCCATCCACCACGGCCTGCACGCCACCTTCATGCCCAAACCTATCGCTGGCATCAACGGCTCGGGGTTGCACTTCCACCTGTCGCTCTTCAAAGGAGGCGAGAACGCCTTCTTCGAGCCCAGGGGGTCGCTCGAGGCCTGGCCCCACCAGCTCTCCCCCACCGCCTTGCAGTTCATCGCCGGGCTCTTTGAGCAGGCCGAGGGCCTGGCGGCCATCACCAACCCCCTGGTCAACTCCTACAAGCGCCTGACCCCGGGCTACGAGGCCCCCACCATGGTGGCCTGGTCGGTCTCCCACCGCAACGCCATGATCCGGATCCCCAAGCGGCGGGGCCCAAGCACCCGCGCCGAGTTCCGCCTGCCCGACCCGGCCTGCAACCCCTACCTGGCCCTGGCGGTCATCCTGGCCGCGGGGCTCTACGGCCTGGAAAACCGTCTAACCCCACCCCCACCCATCGAGCGCGATGTCTACGACCTCTCGGTGCGCGACCGGCGCAAGTACCGGGTGAGCGAGATGCCCGGCACCCTGCGCGAGGCCCTGGAGGCGCTGCAGAAAAACCGGGTGGTGCGCGAGGCCCTGGGGGACCGGGTCTACAAGGACTTCCTCCAGGCCAAGCGGGTGGAGTGGGGTTCGTACCGGACCGCTGTGCACCAGTGGGAGCTGGAGCAGTACCTGGCCGAGTACTAG
- a CDS encoding response regulator transcription factor: protein MSKLLLVEDEPSVRMGLRLSLSKAGHQVLEAASVGEAWEKLALADLVILDWMLPDEPGIRLLERLRRDGRYEHLPVLMLTARAGENDRVEGLNRGADDYLTKPFSTPELIARVQALLRRVGKSGRIERGALSLDLERHQAFLEGHPLELTRREFDLLAFLARHPGRVYTREELLERVWGQEFLGTVRTVDQHVAQLRDKLNEDPKNPRFLETLRGVGYRFKE, encoded by the coding sequence ATGTCAAAGCTGCTCCTGGTTGAGGACGAGCCCTCCGTGCGGATGGGCCTGCGGCTTTCACTCTCCAAGGCCGGTCACCAGGTGCTGGAGGCGGCCTCGGTGGGCGAGGCCTGGGAAAAACTGGCCCTGGCCGACCTGGTTATCCTGGACTGGATGCTACCGGACGAGCCTGGCATCCGGCTCCTGGAGCGGCTCCGGCGGGACGGGCGCTACGAGCACCTGCCGGTGCTGATGCTCACCGCCCGGGCCGGGGAGAACGACCGGGTGGAGGGGCTGAACCGCGGGGCCGACGATTACCTGACCAAACCCTTCTCCACCCCTGAGCTCATCGCCCGGGTGCAGGCCCTCCTGCGCCGGGTGGGCAAGAGCGGGCGGATCGAGCGGGGTGCGCTTTCCTTGGACCTCGAGCGGCACCAGGCCTTCCTAGAAGGCCACCCCCTGGAGCTTACCCGGCGCGAGTTCGACCTGCTGGCCTTCCTAGCCCGGCACCCCGGGCGGGTATACACCCGGGAGGAGCTCCTGGAACGGGTCTGGGGCCAGGAGTTCTTGGGCACCGTGCGCACGGTGGACCAGCATGTGGCCCAGCTCCGCGACAAGCTGAACGAGGACCCCAAGAACCCCCGCTTCCTCGAAACCCTGCGCGGGGTGGGCTACCGCTTCAAGGAATAG
- a CDS encoding sensor histidine kinase KdpD, with translation MGTLLHNAWEAAREGVLLFQENRVVYLNPVAAHLLGVEREKVVGRPLLLALRDHKLEALCRVGGEATVESRGRTLWIKARPGILLLWDQTEEKNRLEALEESSRVLAHEFRTPVAGMLSLLEALQGGLRGEEAEEALQLLYQETQRLRRLVEDLPLTKHPGLERTFALEELQGRLERFLAPLLAEKSAWIRWQTPHTVRANPDAVYQALLNLLDNALKYGSGREIQVVSEETAEGIRLEVRNEGEPLKEFERLFQPGQRGVHAANVRGTGLGLALVRRLAASWGGQAYGRPLEGGNAFGFTFPLQAESRGQQRATSRPV, from the coding sequence CTGGGCACCCTCCTGCATAACGCCTGGGAAGCGGCGCGGGAGGGGGTGCTGCTCTTCCAGGAAAACCGGGTGGTCTACCTGAACCCGGTGGCCGCCCACCTTCTGGGCGTCGAGCGGGAAAAGGTGGTGGGCCGCCCGCTTCTGCTGGCCTTGCGCGACCACAAGCTGGAGGCGCTGTGCCGCGTGGGGGGAGAGGCCACGGTGGAAAGCCGGGGCCGCACCCTTTGGATCAAGGCCCGGCCGGGCATCCTCCTTTTGTGGGACCAGACCGAGGAGAAGAACCGCCTGGAGGCGCTGGAGGAGTCGAGCCGGGTCCTGGCCCACGAGTTCCGCACCCCTGTGGCGGGGATGCTCTCGCTGCTGGAGGCCCTGCAGGGGGGGCTTAGGGGGGAAGAGGCCGAGGAGGCCCTGCAGCTTCTGTACCAGGAGACCCAGCGGCTCCGCCGGCTGGTGGAGGACCTGCCCCTCACCAAGCACCCCGGCCTGGAGCGCACCTTCGCGCTGGAGGAGCTGCAGGGCCGCCTCGAGCGCTTTCTAGCTCCCCTTTTGGCCGAGAAGTCGGCCTGGATTCGCTGGCAAACCCCCCACACGGTGCGGGCCAACCCCGATGCGGTCTACCAGGCTTTGCTCAACCTGCTCGACAACGCGCTAAAGTACGGCAGCGGAAGGGAGATACAGGTGGTGAGCGAGGAAACCGCAGAGGGCATACGGCTCGAGGTCCGCAACGAGGGGGAACCGCTGAAGGAGTTCGAGCGGCTCTTCCAACCGGGCCAGCGCGGGGTGCACGCGGCCAACGTGCGGGGCACGGGGCTGGGGCTGGCCCTGGTGCGGCGGCTGGCCGCTAGCTGGGGAGGGCAGGCCTACGGGCGGCCTTTGGAGGGGGGGAATGCCTTCGGCTTCACCTTCCCCCTCCAGGCCGAAAGCCGAGGCCAGCAGCGGGCCACCTCGAGGCCCGTGTAA
- a CDS encoding PASTA domain-containing protein: MPVLDERFTVLGEEPPQGFVQGFRVATPEGQVGWLYWFEVHTPEARAAFHRYKNAVRRLMAQGFLLEGVVVSANPGRYYVFWPEPKAHHRPRRIKPLLELLEPFGYREEDLEATEENGRPLVVRLRPQVAPPPRAEPPPSPQPEKPMPPRPPSPRRGWPGWLPGLLMLLLGSLALTEAAQRYLNPPEYVLPDLVGKTPREALEAVRGFGLKVEFTEGSDVSRPEDQILEQDPNPGTRVKPGRRLELVLNKPRLGTVPTVSGRSLEDARRALEAAGYRIAGVTRIASGNTADTVLTSIPREGQPLRPGEGVRLLVSSGTRPAPRETLVPDLSDLTEEQARYILMVAELSPQVVRVPSGAPEGRVIGQEPGPGVTLPREAPVRIIVAAQPAAATPKASPFPPPRLSAPEPPPPAPSPEQSAPSGPQERRVVVSYTLPENIPNAVVVITVQDEVLINTVFEGPVEQPWSFSQEVVVRGNAVMRVVVNGETVLETPL; encoded by the coding sequence GTGCCCGTACTGGATGAGAGGTTCACCGTTCTAGGCGAGGAGCCCCCCCAGGGCTTCGTGCAAGGCTTCCGGGTGGCAACCCCGGAAGGACAGGTGGGGTGGCTTTACTGGTTCGAGGTGCACACCCCCGAGGCCCGTGCCGCCTTCCACCGCTACAAAAACGCGGTGCGCCGGCTCATGGCCCAGGGATTCCTGCTCGAGGGGGTGGTGGTCTCGGCCAACCCTGGCCGGTACTACGTCTTCTGGCCTGAACCCAAAGCGCACCACCGCCCCCGCCGCATTAAGCCCCTGCTGGAGCTTCTCGAGCCTTTCGGCTACCGCGAGGAGGACCTCGAGGCCACCGAGGAGAACGGGCGGCCCCTGGTGGTGCGCCTGCGCCCCCAGGTGGCCCCGCCCCCACGGGCCGAGCCCCCTCCCTCCCCCCAACCCGAAAAACCCATGCCCCCGAGACCCCCGTCCCCCCGGCGAGGCTGGCCCGGCTGGCTGCCAGGCCTGCTGATGCTGCTCCTCGGCAGCCTGGCCCTCACAGAGGCCGCGCAGCGCTACCTGAACCCCCCTGAGTACGTGCTACCCGACCTGGTGGGCAAAACCCCCCGAGAGGCGCTGGAAGCCGTACGGGGCTTTGGCCTTAAGGTCGAGTTTACCGAGGGCAGCGACGTCTCCCGGCCCGAGGACCAGATCCTGGAGCAAGACCCCAACCCGGGCACCCGAGTCAAACCGGGGCGGCGGCTCGAGCTGGTCCTCAACAAACCCCGGCTGGGCACCGTCCCCACCGTCAGCGGCCGCTCGCTGGAGGATGCCCGGCGGGCCCTCGAGGCCGCCGGCTACCGCATAGCCGGCGTTACCCGCATCGCCAGCGGCAACACCGCCGATACCGTGCTCACCAGCATCCCCCGGGAGGGCCAGCCCCTGCGCCCGGGAGAGGGGGTGAGGCTCCTGGTCTCCAGCGGCACCCGGCCCGCTCCCCGCGAGACCCTGGTACCCGACCTGAGCGACCTCACCGAAGAGCAGGCCCGCTACATCCTGATGGTGGCCGAACTTTCTCCCCAGGTGGTGCGGGTGCCCTCAGGGGCCCCCGAGGGCCGCGTCATCGGGCAGGAGCCGGGCCCTGGAGTAACGCTGCCACGCGAAGCCCCGGTGCGCATCATTGTAGCCGCCCAACCGGCCGCTGCTACTCCCAAAGCCTCGCCTTTCCCGCCGCCCCGCCTGAGCGCCCCCGAGCCCCCCCCACCCGCCCCCAGCCCGGAACAGAGCGCCCCCTCCGGCCCCCAGGAGCGCCGGGTGGTGGTGAGCTATACCCTGCCGGAGAACATCCCCAACGCGGTGGTGGTAATTACCGTTCAGGACGAGGTGCTGATCAACACGGTCTTTGAGGGGCCTGTAGAGCAGCCCTGGAGCTTCAGCCAGGAGGTCGTGGTACGCGGCAATGCGGTGATGCGGGTGGTGGTAAACGGCGAAACTGTGCTGGAGACCCCCCTATGA